From Anopheles coluzzii chromosome 3, AcolN3, whole genome shotgun sequence, the proteins below share one genomic window:
- the LOC120955174 gene encoding thyrostimulin beta-5 subunit — MAATGGTVHGRLLLSALCVILTLGGSSSEPDGELAADRPKTAYLGCHKRLFTYRVSQTDSKGRECWDHVSVLSCWGRCDSNEISDWRFPYKRSHHPVCVHAGRTKAVALLRHCHPDADPAARQYEYMEPKSCNCQTCSSTDTSCEGPKQLNTEAVTKIFQIDEEDADPEYP, encoded by the exons ATGGCTGCTACCGGTGGAACGGTGCACGgtcggctgctgctgtccgcGCTCTGCGTGATCCTCACGCTGGGAGGATCATCGTCCGAGCCGGATGGGGAGCTGGCGGCGGATCGTCCCAAGACGGCATATCTCGGCTGCCACAAGCGGCTGTTCACTTACCGCGTGTCCCAGACGGACAGCAAGGGCCGCGAGTGCTGGGATCACGTGAGCGTGCTGTCCTGCTGGGGTCGCTGTGATTCGAACGAAATCTCCGACTGGCGGTTTCCGTACAAGCGGTCCCACCATCCGGTGTGCGTGCACGCCGGCAGGACGAAAGCGGTAGCCCTGCTGCGCCACTGCCATCCGGATGCGGATCCGGCCGCGCGCCAGTACGAGTACATGGAGCCAAAGTCTTGCAACTGTCAG ACTTGCTCCAGCACTGATACCAGCTGTGAAGGGCCGAAGCAACTCAACACGGAAGCGGTGACGAAGATATTTCAGATCGACGAGGAAGATGCGGACCCAGAATATCCGTAG